One window from the genome of Onychomys torridus chromosome 20, mOncTor1.1, whole genome shotgun sequence encodes:
- the LOC118570929 gene encoding small nuclear ribonucleoprotein E-like has translation MAYRGQGQKVQKVMVQPINLIFRYLQNRSRIQVWLNEQVNIQIEGCIVGFDEYMNLVLDDAEEIHSKTKSRKQLGRIMLKGDNITLLQSVSN, from the coding sequence ATGGCATACCGCGGCCAGGGCCAGAAGGTGCAGAAGGTGATGGTGCAGCCCATCAACCTCATCTTCAGATACTTGCAAAATAGGTCTCGGATTCAGGTCTGGCTGAATGAGCAAGTGAATATACAGATAGAGGGTTGTATTGTTGGCTTTGATGAGTACATGAACCTCGTATTAGATGATGCAGAAGAAATTCACTCTAAAACAAAGTCAAGGAAACAACTGGGTCGGATCATGCTGAAAGGAGACAATATTACTCTGCTCCAGAGTGTTTCCAACTAG